CTGGGCGCACGGCGTGGCGGGCTGCTCACCGCCGTGATCGTCCTGCCGCTGTTCGTGCCGCCCGTGATCTTCGGCGGCGGAGCCCTCGACGCCTTCGCCAGCGGCCTCACGTGGACCAGCGGCTTCGCCCTGCTGGGCGCCTATGCCGCCGCGGCGGTCGCCTTCGGGCCGATCGCGATGGCGGCGGCGTGCCGGAACGCGCTGAGCTAGCGCTCCCGGGGTTTCGGGTACCAGAGCGCGTTGACGATCACCCAGCGCTCGCCGAAGCGGCCGAGGTGGAAGTAGTCGACGAACCAGGGCGTCTCGACCCGGGCGACG
This region of Phenylobacterium hankyongense genomic DNA includes:
- a CDS encoding heme exporter protein CcmB, with amino-acid sequence LGARRGGLLTAVIVLPLFVPPVIFGGGALDAFASGLTWTSGFALLGAYAAAAVAFGPIAMAAACRNALS
- a CDS encoding nuclear transport factor 2 family protein, whose translation is VARVETPWFVDYFHLGRFGERWVIVNALWYPKPRER